In Candidatus Binataceae bacterium, one DNA window encodes the following:
- a CDS encoding isoprenyl transferase, whose protein sequence is MASSLPLDEFPNLSLERERLPRHVAIVMDGNGRWARQHGLSRSEGHRRGKDSVRAVVEAAREIGIRCLTLFVFSNENWQRPGTEVRFLMELFHRYLRTETKRLMKRDIKVVALGNLERLPTPVRRALDSMIAATAANRSMTVALALSYGGRQDVTAAARRIAEEVAAGRLRPEEVDEQAVASRLASADLPDPDLLIRTSGELRISNFFLYQLAYTELYFTNTLWPDFREREFLRALAAYQLRERRFGAVDAGSANHRLRAAN, encoded by the coding sequence GTGGCTTCTTCACTCCCACTGGACGAATTTCCGAACCTTTCGCTGGAACGCGAGCGGCTGCCGCGTCACGTCGCGATCGTGATGGACGGCAACGGCAGATGGGCTCGCCAGCACGGGCTCTCGCGTTCCGAGGGCCATCGCCGCGGCAAGGACTCGGTGCGCGCCGTGGTCGAGGCGGCGCGCGAGATCGGCATCCGCTGCCTCACGCTTTTCGTGTTCTCCAACGAGAACTGGCAGCGGCCCGGCACCGAGGTGCGATTTTTGATGGAGCTGTTCCATCGCTATCTCCGCACCGAGACCAAGCGCCTGATGAAACGCGACATCAAGGTGGTGGCGCTCGGCAACCTCGAGCGGCTGCCGACGCCGGTCAGGCGCGCGCTCGACTCGATGATCGCCGCGACCGCCGCAAACCGTTCGATGACGGTCGCGCTCGCGCTTTCCTATGGCGGGCGCCAGGACGTAACCGCTGCCGCCCGCCGAATCGCCGAGGAGGTCGCGGCGGGACGGCTGCGCCCCGAGGAAGTCGACGAGCAGGCCGTCGCAAGCCGGCTCGCAAGCGCCGATCTGCCCGACCCCGATCTGCTCATCCGCACGTCGGGCGAACTGCGGATATCGAATTTCTTCCTCTACCAGCTCGCCTATACGGAACTGTATTTCACCAACACCTTGTGGCCCGACTTCCGCGAGCGCGAGTTTCTCCGTGCGCTCGCCGCCTATCAGCTCCGCGAGCGCCGCTTCGGCGCGGTCGACGCCGGCTCCGCCAACCACCGACTGCGTGCTGCGAACTAG
- a CDS encoding phosphatidate cytidylyltransferase encodes MLRTRVWTALVALPTLLAVVLFAPAPWFAAFVAVLIVVGLYEVAAMTGAHSAGAIAILMLAGGGPAALLGWAPARLWFIPLGVILAMLALIVRVGRGTADAAARAPGTELTLLGALYVGALFPYFALLRNRPDGIAAIVLVLLLVIASDTGAYFTGLSIGRTRLAPRVSPKKTVEGAIGGLALCVVAGLLLRLPLVPGWGVGQTVVFSAVIGILAQLGDLAGSALKRSAGVKDSGWIFPGHGGLLDRTCSIVFAVTLAYYWGR; translated from the coding sequence GTGCTGCGAACTAGGGTCTGGACCGCGCTGGTGGCGCTGCCCACCCTGCTCGCGGTGGTGCTCTTCGCGCCTGCGCCATGGTTCGCAGCTTTCGTGGCTGTGCTGATTGTGGTCGGACTCTACGAAGTGGCCGCGATGACCGGGGCGCACAGCGCGGGCGCGATCGCCATCCTGATGCTGGCGGGCGGCGGGCCGGCCGCGCTGCTCGGATGGGCGCCCGCGCGTCTATGGTTCATCCCACTCGGCGTGATTCTCGCGATGCTCGCGCTGATCGTACGCGTCGGACGGGGCACCGCAGACGCCGCGGCCAGGGCGCCCGGGACGGAGTTGACGCTCCTTGGAGCGCTCTATGTAGGAGCGTTATTTCCGTATTTCGCCCTTCTTAGAAATCGTCCTGACGGTATCGCGGCGATTGTTCTAGTTCTTCTGCTCGTGATCGCCAGCGATACGGGAGCCTACTTCACCGGCTTATCGATAGGCCGGACCAGGCTCGCCCCCCGAGTGAGCCCGAAAAAGACCGTGGAGGGGGCGATCGGGGGGTTAGCACTATGTGTGGTGGCTGGACTCCTGCTTCGCCTACCACTGGTGCCCGGATGGGGCGTGGGGCAAACCGTGGTATTTTCCGCGGTCATCGGCATACTGGCGCAATTGGGCGACCTGGCCGGCTCGGCGCTCAAACGCAGCGCCGGAGTCAAGGATTCTGGATGGATTTTTCCAGGACATGGCGGCCTGCTGGATCGCACTTGCAGCATAGTTTTCGCGGTGACTTTGGCCTATTATTGGGGGCGATGA